From the Acidovorax carolinensis genome, one window contains:
- a CDS encoding methyl-accepting chemotaxis protein — MKNLKIGTRLGGGFALVLVLMVMMTTIGLWRLQTVAQATHNMTQQPLAMERMISDWYRYVYSAVRRTSAIVKSTDPSLGAFFAEDAAMSTRESGKLQDQIEPLLSSPAEKELWVTIKKARVTYLSSRDQAVKAKADGQLEEADRTLNQAFLPAAEKYMALIQQLLDLQRASIDTTAKDIQAVYAQSRMWLMLLCTLAVVAGGLCAWWLTRGIIRPLSDAVRVARAVADNDLTTTVQVHSRDETGQLMQALQDMNTSLAQVVGRVRSGTEGIATASNQIDAGNQDLSSRTEQQASSLEETAASMEELTSTVKQNADNARQANQLAASASQVAVQGGQVVSNVVGTMSAINTSSRKIADIIGVIDGIAFQTNILALNAAVEAARAGEQGRGFAVVASEVRSLAQRSAAAAKDIKTLIDDSVGKVDEGTQQVAEAGKTMEAIVDSVKRVTDIMAEIAAASQEQSAGIDQVHQAISQMDQVTQQNAALVEEAAAATGSLKAQAAQLSQAVSVFRIAGQPEARAIAPQQRTAPRPVAAPTRTSPPPSTPCHRPAALQRPASKPRQPPLPRSAARTTGNPSEPRARRVRAHAPPDKTPILIAACAYE, encoded by the coding sequence ATGAAAAACCTGAAAATCGGCACTCGCCTTGGCGGAGGATTTGCCCTCGTTCTCGTCCTGATGGTCATGATGACCACCATTGGCCTGTGGCGCCTGCAAACCGTGGCACAGGCCACCCACAACATGACCCAGCAGCCCCTGGCCATGGAACGGATGATCAGCGACTGGTACCGGTACGTCTACAGTGCCGTCCGGCGCACGTCCGCCATCGTCAAGAGCACCGACCCGTCGCTGGGCGCCTTCTTCGCCGAAGACGCCGCCATGTCCACGCGCGAATCGGGCAAGCTGCAGGACCAGATCGAGCCCCTGCTCTCCAGCCCGGCCGAAAAGGAACTGTGGGTCACGATCAAGAAGGCCCGCGTCACCTATCTGTCGTCGCGCGACCAGGCGGTGAAGGCCAAGGCAGACGGGCAACTGGAGGAAGCCGACCGCACGCTGAACCAGGCCTTCCTGCCCGCGGCCGAAAAATACATGGCCCTGATCCAGCAACTGCTGGACCTGCAACGCGCCAGCATCGACACCACCGCGAAGGACATCCAGGCCGTCTATGCGCAAAGCCGCATGTGGCTGATGCTGCTGTGCACCCTGGCCGTGGTGGCCGGCGGCCTGTGCGCCTGGTGGCTGACGCGCGGGATCATCCGGCCGCTGTCGGACGCCGTGCGCGTGGCCCGTGCCGTGGCCGACAACGATCTGACCACGACGGTGCAAGTGCACTCCCGCGACGAGACGGGCCAGCTGATGCAGGCGCTGCAGGACATGAACACCAGCCTGGCCCAGGTGGTGGGCCGCGTGCGCTCGGGCACCGAGGGCATTGCCACCGCATCGAACCAGATCGACGCGGGCAACCAGGATCTGTCGTCGCGCACCGAGCAGCAGGCCAGCTCGCTGGAAGAAACCGCCGCTTCGATGGAAGAGCTGACCAGCACCGTCAAGCAGAACGCCGACAACGCACGCCAGGCCAACCAGCTGGCCGCGTCGGCATCGCAGGTGGCCGTGCAGGGCGGTCAGGTGGTGTCGAACGTGGTGGGCACCATGAGCGCCATCAACACCTCGTCGCGCAAGATCGCCGACATCATCGGCGTGATCGACGGCATTGCCTTCCAGACCAACATCCTGGCGCTGAACGCGGCCGTGGAAGCCGCCCGGGCCGGCGAACAGGGCCGGGGCTTTGCCGTGGTGGCCAGCGAGGTGCGCAGCCTGGCGCAGCGCTCGGCGGCGGCGGCCAAGGACATCAAGACGCTGATCGACGACTCGGTGGGCAAGGTGGACGAAGGCACGCAGCAGGTGGCCGAAGCCGGCAAGACCATGGAAGCCATCGTGGACAGCGTCAAGCGCGTGACGGACATCATGGCCGAGATCGCCGCCGCCAGCCAGGAACAGAGCGCGGGCATCGACCAGGTGCACCAGGCCATCTCGCAGATGGACCAGGTGACGCAGCAGAACGCGGCGCTGGTGGAAGAAGCTGCAGCCGCCACGGGCTCGCTCAAGGCCCAGGCAGCGCAACTGTCGCAGGCGGTGAGCGTGTTCCGGATCGCCGGACAACCCGAAGCGCGCGCCATCGCCCCGCAGCAGCGCACCGCACCGCGCCCCGTTGCCGCGCCCACGCGCACGAGCCCGCCCCCAAGCACACCCTGTCATCGGCCAGCCGCCCTGCAGCGCCCCGCGTCAAAGCCCCGGCAACCGCCATTGCCTCGCAGCGCAGCGAGGACGACTGGGAATCCTTCTGAGCCGAGGGCCAGGCGCGTGCGGGCCCACGCACCGCCAGACAAAACTCCTATATTGATAGCTGCTTGCGCTTATGAATAA
- a CDS encoding ABC transporter substrate-binding protein has translation MRSFSVARRALLVAGLACAAGAVHAQGAIKIGEINSYKAQPAFLGPYKKGMELAVAEVNSAGGINGRKLELVVRDDNGNPGDAVRAADELLAREKVDVLMGSFLSHVGLALTDFAKQKKVFFLAAEPLTDKIVWENGNRYTFRLRASTYMQVAMLVPEAAAVKKKRWAIVYPNYEYGQSAAATFKKLLKAAQPDVEFVAEQAPPLGKVDAGSVVQALADAKPDAIFNVLFAADLARLVREGNTRGLFKGREVVSLLTGEPEYLDPLKGEAPVGWIVTGYPWYAIQTAEHQAFLKAYKERFNDHPRLGSVVGYTAIQSLAAGLRKAGGSDTEKLIAAFKGLEVTSPFGPIRYRTEDHQSTMGTFVGRTRLQNGTGVMSDFRYLDGARFQQSADEVRKLRAAD, from the coding sequence ATGCGAAGCTTCTCTGTCGCCCGTCGGGCCCTGTTGGTGGCCGGGCTGGCATGTGCCGCCGGTGCGGTGCACGCCCAAGGCGCGATCAAGATCGGTGAGATCAACAGCTACAAGGCGCAGCCCGCCTTCCTGGGGCCCTACAAGAAGGGCATGGAACTGGCCGTGGCCGAGGTCAACAGCGCCGGCGGCATCAACGGCCGCAAGCTGGAGCTGGTGGTGCGCGACGACAACGGCAACCCGGGCGACGCCGTGCGGGCCGCCGACGAGTTGCTGGCGCGCGAGAAGGTGGATGTGCTCATGGGCAGCTTCCTGTCGCATGTGGGGCTGGCCCTGACCGACTTTGCCAAGCAGAAAAAGGTCTTCTTCCTCGCGGCGGAGCCGCTGACCGACAAGATCGTCTGGGAAAATGGCAACCGCTACACCTTCCGCCTGCGCGCCTCCACCTACATGCAGGTGGCCATGCTGGTGCCCGAGGCCGCGGCCGTGAAGAAAAAGCGCTGGGCCATCGTCTATCCCAACTATGAATATGGCCAGTCGGCGGCGGCCACGTTCAAGAAGCTGCTCAAGGCTGCGCAACCCGATGTGGAGTTTGTGGCCGAGCAGGCGCCGCCCCTGGGCAAGGTGGATGCCGGCAGCGTGGTGCAGGCGCTGGCCGATGCCAAACCCGACGCCATTTTCAATGTGCTGTTTGCTGCCGATCTGGCGCGGCTGGTGCGCGAGGGCAACACCCGCGGGCTGTTCAAGGGCCGCGAAGTGGTGAGCCTGCTGACGGGCGAGCCCGAGTACCTGGACCCGCTCAAGGGCGAGGCACCGGTGGGATGGATCGTCACGGGCTACCCCTGGTATGCCATCCAGACCGCAGAGCACCAGGCGTTCCTGAAGGCCTACAAGGAGCGCTTCAACGACCATCCCCGGCTGGGCTCGGTGGTGGGCTACACGGCCATCCAGTCGCTGGCCGCCGGCTTGCGCAAGGCCGGGGGCAGCGACACCGAAAAGCTGATCGCCGCCTTCAAAGGGCTGGAGGTGACTTCGCCGTTTGGGCCCATCCGCTACCGCACCGAAGACCACCAGTCCACCATGGGCACCTTCGTGGGCCGCACGCGGCTGCAAAACGGCACGGGCGTGATGTCGGACTTCCGTTATCTCGACGGTGCGCGCTTTCAGCAGTCTGCCGACGAGGTGCGCAAACTGCGCGCTGCCGACTGA
- a CDS encoding MarR family winged helix-turn-helix transcriptional regulator, which yields MELANRLFFRLYQCANMLHKTGTRAVEEQGLTTQQWAVLGALSRPEVQDGMSVGDLARYLMVSRQNLSGLISRMERDGHLGSAPDGRDRRSRRITITESGREVWVNEAQPNIRRYYGQVLEGFSVGDMAHTLHYLLKLLGNMERVDGEGAASGADGPQEEAQEAPESAQQDAPEPARSAKAAAGRR from the coding sequence ATGGAGCTGGCCAATCGCTTGTTCTTCCGTTTGTATCAATGTGCAAATATGTTGCATAAAACGGGAACGCGGGCGGTCGAGGAACAGGGCTTGACCACGCAGCAATGGGCCGTGCTGGGCGCGTTGTCGCGGCCCGAGGTGCAGGACGGCATGAGCGTGGGAGACCTGGCCCGCTACCTGATGGTGAGCCGGCAAAACCTGTCGGGCCTGATCAGCCGCATGGAGCGCGATGGCCACCTGGGCAGCGCGCCGGATGGCCGGGACCGCCGGTCACGGCGCATCACCATCACCGAATCGGGGCGCGAGGTGTGGGTGAACGAGGCGCAGCCCAACATCCGCCGCTACTACGGGCAGGTGCTGGAGGGTTTTTCGGTGGGAGACATGGCGCACACCCTGCACTACCTGCTCAAGCTGCTGGGCAATATGGAGCGGGTGGACGGGGAGGGTGCGGCGTCCGGGGCGGATGGCCCGCAGGAGGAGGCGCAAGAGGCACCAGAGTCGGCACAGCAGGACGCGCCAGAGCCGGCGCGGTCAGCAAAAGCCGCCGCCGGCCGGCGTTGA
- a CDS encoding ferredoxin--NADP reductase, whose amino-acid sequence MSAFLEERVLTVHHWTDRLFSFTTTRDPALRFSNGHFTMIGLKVNDKPLLRAYSIVSANYEEHLEFLSIKVPDGPLTSRLQHIQVGDTVIVGKKPTGTLLIDYLLPAKRLYMLSTGTGLAPFMSVIRDPETYEKFEEVVLVHGVRQVKELAYHDYITQELPQHEFLGELVTKQLKYYPTVTREPFKNQGRINDLIESGKLFTDLGVPALDPLTDRVMLCGSPEMLASLKHILEHRDFEEGNTTKPGDFVIERAFVEK is encoded by the coding sequence ATGAGTGCCTTTCTCGAAGAACGCGTGCTGACCGTTCACCACTGGACCGACCGGCTTTTCAGCTTCACCACCACCCGCGACCCGGCGCTGCGCTTCTCCAACGGGCACTTCACCATGATCGGCCTGAAGGTGAACGACAAGCCGCTGCTACGCGCCTACAGCATCGTCAGCGCCAACTACGAGGAGCACCTGGAGTTCCTCTCCATCAAGGTGCCCGACGGCCCACTGACCTCGCGGCTGCAGCACATCCAGGTGGGCGACACCGTCATCGTCGGCAAGAAGCCCACCGGCACCCTGCTGATCGACTACCTGCTGCCGGCCAAGCGCCTGTACATGCTGTCCACCGGCACGGGCCTGGCGCCGTTCATGAGCGTGATCCGCGACCCCGAGACCTACGAGAAATTCGAGGAAGTGGTGCTGGTGCACGGCGTGCGCCAGGTCAAGGAACTGGCCTACCACGACTACATCACCCAGGAGCTGCCCCAACACGAGTTCCTGGGCGAGCTGGTGACCAAGCAGCTCAAGTACTACCCCACGGTGACGCGCGAGCCGTTCAAGAACCAGGGCCGCATCAACGACCTGATCGAAAGCGGCAAGCTGTTCACCGACCTGGGCGTTCCCGCACTGGACCCGCTGACCGACCGCGTGATGCTGTGCGGCAGCCCCGAGATGCTGGCTTCGCTCAAGCACATCCTGGAGCACCGCGACTTCGAGGAAGGCAACACCACCAAACCCGGTGACTTCGTCATCGAACGCGCTTTCGTCGAAAAGTAA
- the badI gene encoding 2-ketocyclohexanecarboxyl-CoA hydrolase: protein MNFEDILYEVRNGVAWITINRPEKMNSFRGQTCDEIIKALNKAGYDRDVGAIVLAGAGDRAFCTGGDQSAHNGNYDGRGTIGLPMEELHTAIRDVPKPVIARVQGFAIGGGNVLATICDLTICSDKAQFGQVGPKMGSVDPGYGTAFLARVVGEKKAREIWYLNRRYSGAEAVAMGLANFCFPHDQLDAEVQKIGEELCERSPTALAIAKRSFNADTAHQAGIAGLGMYALKLYYDTEESREGVNALKDKRKPEFRKYAK, encoded by the coding sequence ATGAACTTTGAAGACATCCTGTACGAAGTGCGCAACGGCGTGGCCTGGATCACCATCAACCGCCCGGAAAAAATGAACTCGTTTCGCGGACAGACCTGCGACGAAATCATCAAGGCGCTGAACAAGGCCGGCTACGACCGCGACGTGGGTGCCATCGTGCTGGCTGGCGCCGGCGACCGCGCTTTTTGCACCGGCGGCGACCAGTCGGCCCACAACGGCAACTACGACGGCCGCGGCACCATTGGCCTGCCGATGGAAGAGCTGCACACCGCCATCCGCGACGTACCCAAGCCCGTGATTGCCCGCGTGCAGGGCTTTGCGATTGGTGGCGGCAACGTGCTGGCCACCATCTGCGACCTGACCATTTGCTCCGACAAGGCCCAGTTCGGCCAGGTCGGCCCCAAGATGGGCTCGGTCGATCCCGGCTACGGCACCGCGTTCCTGGCCCGCGTGGTCGGCGAAAAGAAGGCCCGCGAAATCTGGTACCTGAACCGACGCTACAGCGGCGCCGAGGCCGTGGCCATGGGCCTGGCCAACTTCTGCTTCCCGCACGACCAGCTCGACGCCGAAGTGCAAAAGATTGGCGAGGAACTGTGCGAGCGCAGCCCCACGGCACTGGCCATTGCCAAGCGCAGCTTCAACGCCGACACGGCGCACCAGGCCGGCATTGCAGGCCTGGGCATGTATGCCCTGAAGCTGTACTACGACACCGAAGAGTCACGCGAGGGCGTGAATGCGCTCAAAGACAAGCGCAAGCCCGAGTTCCGCAAGTACGCGAAATAA
- the aliB gene encoding cyclohexanecarboxyl-CoA dehydrogenase — MNPNPYIDEDLQALADTARRFAEERVKPGFLERDKTRDLDRVLLREMGELGFICPELPEQHGGLGMGCLAAGVIHEEIARADLSFSYLNLLASLNGQILSKYGNPEVVGPWLHKLTKGEAICCIALTEPRGGSDAANLRLRIERDGDFYVINGEKTSISAADQADIAVVFGRTGKPEDGAHGVTAVMVPMNTPGITTSRFDCHGQRAIGRGSIFFENVRVPVSHRLGDENKGFVQVMHGFDFSRSLIGLQCLAVARVALEETWEYITQRQAFGQPLSAFQGVTHPLAQYDTEVEGARLLCLQGLWLKDKGLPHTAEAGMAKWWGPKLAYDVIHQCLLCFGHGGYDRGLMEQRLRDVLGFQIGDGTAQIMKTIIARARAGRKFVPA; from the coding sequence ATGAACCCGAACCCCTACATCGACGAAGACCTGCAGGCGCTGGCCGACACGGCCCGCCGATTTGCCGAAGAGCGCGTCAAACCCGGCTTTCTGGAGCGCGACAAGACCCGCGACCTGGACCGCGTGCTGCTGCGCGAGATGGGCGAACTGGGCTTCATCTGCCCCGAGTTGCCCGAGCAACACGGTGGCCTGGGGATGGGCTGCCTCGCTGCCGGCGTGATCCACGAGGAAATCGCCCGTGCCGACCTGAGCTTTTCGTACCTGAACCTGCTGGCCTCGCTCAACGGCCAGATCCTGTCCAAATACGGCAACCCCGAGGTGGTCGGGCCCTGGCTGCACAAGCTCACGAAAGGCGAGGCGATCTGCTGCATTGCACTGACCGAGCCGCGCGGTGGCTCGGACGCCGCCAACCTTCGGCTGCGCATCGAGCGCGACGGTGACTTCTATGTCATCAACGGCGAAAAGACCTCCATCTCGGCCGCCGACCAGGCCGACATTGCGGTCGTCTTCGGCCGCACCGGCAAGCCCGAAGACGGTGCCCACGGCGTCACCGCCGTGATGGTGCCGATGAACACCCCCGGCATCACCACCAGCCGTTTCGACTGCCACGGCCAGCGCGCCATCGGGCGCGGCTCGATCTTCTTTGAGAACGTGCGCGTGCCCGTCAGCCACCGCCTGGGCGACGAGAACAAGGGCTTCGTGCAGGTGATGCATGGATTTGACTTCTCGCGCTCGCTGATCGGCCTGCAATGCCTGGCCGTGGCGCGCGTGGCACTGGAGGAAACCTGGGAATACATCACCCAGCGCCAGGCGTTTGGCCAGCCGCTGTCGGCCTTCCAGGGTGTGACGCATCCGCTGGCGCAGTACGACACCGAGGTCGAAGGCGCCCGCCTGCTGTGCCTGCAGGGCCTGTGGCTCAAAGACAAAGGCCTGCCCCACACCGCCGAGGCCGGCATGGCCAAGTGGTGGGGGCCCAAGCTGGCCTACGACGTGATTCACCAATGCCTGCTGTGCTTTGGCCACGGCGGCTACGACCGCGGCCTGATGGAGCAGCGCCTGCGCGACGTGCTGGGCTTCCAGATTGGCGACGGCACGGCGCAGATCATGAAAACCATCATCGCCCGCGCCCGGGCCGGCCGCAAGTTCGTGCCGGCCTGA
- a CDS encoding ABC transporter ATP-binding protein: MTAVASSCSPPTASPAPLLAVQGLAAWYGAAQVLFGVDLQVGRGEVVALMGRNGAGKSTTLKAIVGLEVRRNLGQAGHLRFLGRDIARCAPYEVARMGLGYVPEDRRIFTDLSVLDNLEVGRQGARHWTDGSAAPHWTPARLFALFPNLGEMPQRPGGRMSGGEQQMLTVARTLMGQPLLVLLDEPSEGVAPLIVEQMAHTIRQLKSQGVSVLLSEQNLHFAEAVADRAYVLEKGQICHHSTMAALVADLPVRRQYLGV; encoded by the coding sequence GTGACAGCCGTAGCGTCTTCCTGCTCGCCACCCACGGCCTCACCAGCGCCCCTGCTGGCGGTGCAGGGCCTGGCCGCCTGGTATGGCGCCGCGCAGGTGCTGTTTGGCGTGGACCTGCAGGTGGGGCGCGGCGAGGTGGTTGCCCTGATGGGGCGCAACGGCGCCGGCAAGTCCACCACGCTCAAGGCGATCGTCGGTCTGGAGGTGCGCCGTAACCTGGGCCAGGCGGGGCACCTGCGCTTTCTGGGTCGCGACATCGCGCGCTGCGCGCCCTACGAGGTGGCGCGCATGGGCCTGGGCTATGTGCCCGAAGACCGGCGCATCTTCACCGACCTGAGCGTGCTCGACAACCTGGAAGTGGGCCGCCAGGGCGCGCGCCATTGGACCGACGGCAGCGCCGCGCCGCATTGGACGCCCGCGCGACTGTTTGCGCTGTTTCCCAATCTGGGTGAAATGCCCCAGCGGCCGGGCGGGCGCATGAGTGGCGGCGAGCAGCAGATGCTCACGGTGGCGCGCACCCTCATGGGCCAGCCCTTGCTGGTGCTGCTGGATGAGCCTTCCGAAGGCGTGGCGCCGTTGATCGTGGAGCAGATGGCCCACACCATCCGGCAACTCAAGTCACAGGGCGTGAGCGTGCTGCTGTCCGAGCAGAACCTGCACTTTGCCGAGGCGGTTGCCGACCGCGCCTACGTGCTGGAAAAGGGCCAGATCTGCCACCACAGCACCATGGCGGCGCTGGTGGCCGACCTGCCCGTGCGCCGCCAGTACCTCGGGGTGTAG
- the badH gene encoding 2-hydroxycyclohexanecarboxyl-CoA dehydrogenase: protein MQRFDGKTVIVTGGGGGIGGATCRRFASEGAKVAVFDMNLDAAEKVAADIRGNGGQAAAFACNITDRAQVDAAVAAAQTQLGPIAVLVNNAGWDVFKPFLKTVPAEWEKLIAINLTGALHMLHAVLPGMVERKYGRIVNVASDAARGGSSGEAVYSACKGGLVALSKTLAREHARQSITVNVVCPGPTDTALLAGVAEGARDPAKLIEAFKSAIPLGRLGQGDDLASAIAFFGSDDAGFVTGQVLSVSGGLTMHG, encoded by the coding sequence ATGCAAAGATTTGATGGCAAAACAGTAATCGTGACCGGTGGCGGCGGTGGCATTGGCGGGGCTACCTGCCGCCGCTTTGCCAGCGAAGGCGCCAAAGTCGCCGTGTTCGACATGAACCTGGACGCCGCGGAAAAAGTCGCCGCCGACATCCGCGGCAATGGCGGCCAGGCTGCGGCCTTCGCCTGCAACATCACCGACCGCGCACAGGTCGATGCGGCCGTGGCCGCCGCTCAAACCCAGCTCGGCCCCATCGCCGTGCTGGTCAACAACGCGGGCTGGGACGTGTTCAAGCCCTTCCTCAAAACCGTGCCTGCCGAGTGGGAAAAGCTCATCGCCATCAACCTCACGGGCGCGCTGCACATGTTGCACGCCGTACTGCCCGGCATGGTCGAGCGCAAATATGGCCGCATCGTCAACGTGGCGTCGGATGCCGCGCGCGGCGGCTCGTCGGGCGAAGCCGTTTATTCGGCCTGCAAGGGCGGCCTGGTGGCCCTGTCCAAAACCCTGGCGCGTGAACACGCCCGCCAGAGCATCACCGTCAACGTGGTCTGCCCCGGCCCGACCGACACCGCCTTGCTGGCCGGTGTGGCCGAAGGTGCGCGCGACCCGGCCAAGCTGATCGAAGCCTTCAAGAGCGCCATTCCGCTGGGCCGTCTGGGCCAGGGCGACGACCTGGCCAGCGCCATTGCCTTCTTTGGCAGCGACGACGCGGGCTTTGTCACCGGCCAGGTGCTGAGCGTCTCCGGCGGTCTGACCATGCACGGTTGA
- a CDS encoding YifB family Mg chelatase-like AAA ATPase, producing MSLALVQSRALLGLEAPSVTVEVHLANGLPSFTLVGLADVEVKEARERVRSALQNAGLEFPHNKRITVNLAPADLPKDSGRFDLPIALGILAASGQIDASRLAGHEFAGELSLSGQLRPVRGALATSLALRAHQVAVRLVLPPGSAEEAALVPGAQVYRARHLLDVVRQFLPAGGQESIDDTAATDEGWCLLQPAPLATQAVYADLSDVKGQAAAKRALEIAAAGGHSLLMMGPPGSGKSMLAQRFAGLLPAMTMEEALESAAVASLAGRFAAGQWAQRPTSQPHHTASAVALVGGGSPPQPGEISLAHHGVLFLDELPEFPRAALEALREPLETGRITIARAARRAEFPACFQMVAAMNPCPCGFLGSAQRACRCTPDQVARYQGKLSGPLLDRIDLHVEVPALPPTDLLDAPPGEASAAVRERVDRARLAAITRQGKTNQALQGQEIDTHTALEPAATQFLQTAAARLGWSARSTHRTLKVARTIADLAGAASTQVAHVAEAVQYRRVLRGPAA from the coding sequence ATGAGTCTTGCATTGGTGCAAAGTCGCGCGCTTCTGGGGCTGGAAGCGCCCTCCGTCACCGTCGAGGTGCATCTGGCCAACGGGCTTCCCAGCTTCACCCTGGTCGGCCTGGCCGATGTGGAGGTGAAGGAGGCGCGCGAGCGTGTGCGCTCGGCGCTGCAGAACGCGGGGCTGGAGTTCCCCCACAACAAGCGCATCACCGTAAACCTTGCACCGGCCGATCTGCCCAAGGACTCGGGGCGCTTTGACCTGCCGATTGCCCTGGGCATCCTGGCCGCCAGCGGACAGATCGACGCCAGCCGCCTGGCCGGCCATGAGTTCGCCGGCGAGCTGTCGCTGTCCGGTCAATTGCGCCCTGTGCGCGGCGCACTCGCCACCAGCCTGGCGCTGCGCGCCCACCAGGTAGCGGTGCGGCTGGTGTTGCCACCGGGCAGCGCCGAAGAAGCCGCCCTGGTGCCCGGCGCGCAGGTTTACCGCGCGCGCCACCTGCTGGATGTCGTGCGGCAGTTCCTGCCGGCAGGCGGCCAGGAGTCCATCGACGACACCGCTGCCACGGACGAGGGCTGGTGCCTGCTGCAGCCCGCACCGCTGGCCACGCAAGCGGTCTATGCCGATCTTTCGGACGTCAAGGGCCAGGCCGCCGCCAAACGCGCGCTCGAAATCGCGGCCGCCGGCGGGCACAGCCTGCTGATGATGGGCCCGCCCGGTTCGGGCAAGTCCATGCTGGCCCAGCGCTTTGCCGGGCTGCTGCCAGCCATGACGATGGAAGAGGCCCTGGAAAGTGCGGCCGTGGCCAGCCTGGCAGGTCGCTTCGCTGCCGGGCAATGGGCGCAGCGGCCCACCAGCCAGCCCCACCACACGGCATCGGCCGTGGCGCTGGTGGGCGGCGGCTCGCCGCCGCAGCCAGGAGAAATATCACTGGCCCACCACGGGGTGCTGTTCCTGGACGAGTTGCCGGAGTTCCCCCGGGCCGCCCTGGAGGCCCTGCGCGAGCCCCTGGAAACCGGGCGCATCACCATTGCGCGCGCCGCCCGGCGCGCCGAGTTTCCGGCGTGTTTTCAGATGGTGGCTGCCATGAACCCCTGCCCCTGCGGCTTCTTGGGGTCTGCGCAGCGTGCCTGCCGCTGCACGCCCGACCAGGTGGCGCGCTACCAGGGCAAGCTCAGCGGGCCCCTGCTTGATCGCATCGACCTGCATGTGGAGGTGCCCGCGTTGCCGCCCACCGACCTGCTCGACGCGCCACCGGGCGAGGCCAGCGCCGCTGTGCGCGAGCGCGTGGACCGCGCCCGCCTGGCGGCCATCACCCGCCAGGGAAAAACCAACCAGGCGCTGCAGGGCCAGGAAATCGATACCCACACCGCCCTGGAGCCCGCAGCCACACAGTTTCTGCAAACGGCGGCAGCGCGCCTGGGCTGGTCGGCCCGCAGCACGCACCGCACCCTGAAGGTGGCGCGCACCATTGCCGACCTGGCCGGTGCCGCCAGCACCCAGGTGGCGCATGTGGCAGAGGCCGTGCAATACCGGCGCGTGCTGCGCGGGCCTGCCGCCTGA
- a CDS encoding ABC transporter ATP-binding protein: MSAVTPLLQVRGLRKAFGGVHAVDGVDFTLAPGEMLALIGPNGAGKSTTFNMVGGQLRPDAGTIRLAGVDIAGLPPRAIWRQGVGRTFQIAETFASLTVVENVQMALLSADRRLFSFWPRAQDHRRDDALALLAQVGMQAQALRPCSTLAYGDVKRVELAMALAHAPRLLLMDEPTAGMAPAERLALMALTQQLARERAMGVLFTEHSMDVVFAHADRVMVLARGRLLAEGTPQAIRDNAQVQQVYLGSGSMFGKAPTRGSMG, translated from the coding sequence ATGAGCGCGGTGACCCCATTGCTGCAGGTGCGCGGCCTGCGCAAGGCCTTTGGCGGCGTGCACGCGGTCGACGGCGTGGATTTCACGCTCGCGCCCGGTGAGATGCTGGCGCTGATCGGGCCCAACGGCGCCGGCAAGTCCACCACCTTCAACATGGTGGGTGGCCAGTTGCGGCCCGATGCGGGCACCATTCGGCTGGCGGGCGTGGACATAGCCGGCTTGCCGCCGCGCGCCATCTGGCGCCAGGGCGTGGGGCGTACCTTCCAGATTGCCGAAACCTTTGCCTCGCTCACCGTGGTCGAGAACGTGCAGATGGCCTTGCTGTCGGCGGACCGGCGCCTGTTCTCGTTCTGGCCCCGCGCGCAGGACCACCGGCGTGACGACGCGCTGGCCCTGCTGGCACAGGTGGGGATGCAGGCGCAGGCGCTGCGCCCCTGCAGCACGCTGGCCTATGGCGATGTCAAGCGGGTGGAGCTGGCCATGGCGCTGGCCCATGCGCCCCGGCTGCTGCTGATGGATGAGCCCACGGCCGGCATGGCGCCGGCGGAACGCCTGGCGCTCATGGCCCTCACGCAGCAACTCGCGCGCGAGCGTGCCATGGGCGTGCTGTTCACCGAGCACAGCATGGATGTGGTGTTTGCCCACGCCGACCGCGTAATGGTGCTGGCGCGCGGGCGCCTGCTGGCCGAGGGCACGCCGCAGGCCATACGCGACAACGCCCAGGTGCAGCAGGTGTACCTGGGCAGCGGCAGCATGTTCGGCAAGGCGCCCACACGCGGGAGCATGGGGTGA